A genomic region of Alicyclobacillus sp. SO9 contains the following coding sequences:
- a CDS encoding MvdC/MvdD family ATP grasp protein, translating to MILIYSNSQDFTVDYFILYLEARHIPFLRINTDQYPSSFDISFGVRKCEIHGSITGQAGVVPLSEVTSVWYRKPVFKRTIFDNPEMNSYVEIEVEAALEGVLRCLPANFVSHPKAIYHAEYKLVQLQEALRCGFQVPDTLLTSDYSQGKEFLDTYVRSITKPLRRGRLIKDSTVTLFYTTELSQNQLERHQDSLKVTPAYIQKRIDKQYDLRVTVFGHTVFCVAIHSQEQEDTKLDWRRKQEDLKETVFDLPQHIVDKCINLVKSLDLQYGAIDLILDTEGNYYFLEINPTGQWAWMEQELDLPMREALYRTLEGSYAK from the coding sequence ATGATTTTGATTTATTCAAATTCCCAAGACTTTACCGTAGACTATTTCATTCTTTACCTGGAAGCACGTCATATACCCTTTCTTCGTATAAACACGGATCAATACCCATCTTCATTTGATATCTCATTCGGAGTCCGTAAGTGCGAGATCCATGGGTCCATTACGGGTCAGGCAGGGGTTGTACCGTTGTCAGAAGTAACGAGCGTTTGGTACCGAAAGCCTGTATTCAAACGCACAATTTTTGATAATCCCGAAATGAATAGCTACGTTGAAATTGAGGTCGAGGCAGCACTTGAAGGGGTGCTACGATGTTTACCAGCAAATTTTGTAAGTCATCCCAAGGCAATTTATCACGCCGAATATAAGTTGGTCCAGCTCCAAGAGGCTCTTCGATGCGGTTTTCAAGTGCCTGACACCCTACTGACATCAGATTATAGTCAAGGAAAAGAATTTCTGGATACTTACGTTCGCAGCATTACCAAACCGCTTCGAAGAGGGAGACTAATTAAAGATTCGACAGTGACTTTATTTTATACTACGGAGTTGAGCCAGAATCAACTTGAGAGACACCAGGACTCATTGAAAGTAACCCCTGCTTACATTCAGAAGAGGATTGACAAACAGTATGATTTAAGAGTAACAGTCTTCGGTCATACCGTCTTTTGCGTTGCGATTCATTCCCAAGAGCAAGAGGATACAAAGCTTGATTGGCGCCGCAAACAAGAAGATTTAAAAGAGACCGTCTTTGACTTACCTCAACATATAGTAGATAAATGCATTAATTTAGTTAAAAGTTTAGACTTGCAATATGGCGCTATCGATTTGATTCTGGACACTGAGGGTAACTATTACTTCTTAGAGATTAATCCAACAGGACAATGGGCATGGATGGAACAAGAACTCGATTTACCTATG
- a CDS encoding caspase family protein has product MRRALVVGINDYPQAPLHGCISDATQMEIVLEKHGDGSPNFQVKRLTSDETQITRGSLKTSIRRLFADRVETALLYFSGHGFINALGGYLVTPDFMRGDEGISMDEILNMANQSNATDKIIILDCCYSGAFGSPTITEGKIAQIAEGVTVLTASRGDESAVEQEGEGVFTSLLVDALQGGASDLRGSITPGSLYAYVDEALGAWDQRPIFKTNVSRFTELRKVTPPIPVEVLRRITHHFAVPAEVFRLDPSYEYTTGGAIEEHTAVFKDLQKYESVGLVKPVDEEHMYWAAINSTGCRLTAIGYQYWRLVKEGRI; this is encoded by the coding sequence ATGAGGCGTGCATTGGTTGTAGGAATTAATGATTACCCCCAAGCACCGTTACATGGATGTATCAGCGATGCAACGCAGATGGAAATTGTCTTAGAAAAGCACGGAGACGGATCTCCTAATTTTCAGGTGAAGCGCCTTACCAGTGACGAGACTCAAATAACCCGTGGATCGTTGAAGACATCGATTCGACGTTTATTCGCGGATCGCGTTGAGACTGCACTTTTGTATTTTTCAGGGCATGGATTTATTAATGCACTAGGAGGGTACCTCGTGACACCTGACTTTATGAGAGGGGACGAGGGAATTTCCATGGATGAAATCTTAAATATGGCGAATCAGTCTAATGCTACTGATAAGATCATCATACTGGACTGTTGCTACTCGGGGGCTTTCGGCTCACCCACTATTACCGAAGGGAAAATCGCCCAAATTGCGGAAGGAGTAACCGTACTCACTGCCTCTCGTGGGGATGAATCCGCTGTAGAGCAAGAAGGTGAGGGCGTGTTTACCTCACTCTTAGTGGATGCGCTTCAAGGTGGTGCTTCTGATTTGAGGGGTTCTATTACTCCTGGTTCATTGTACGCGTATGTGGACGAGGCACTCGGTGCGTGGGACCAACGTCCTATATTCAAGACAAACGTTAGTCGCTTTACTGAACTTCGTAAGGTTACGCCTCCCATTCCCGTGGAGGTGTTGCGCCGTATTACCCACCATTTCGCAGTCCCCGCAGAAGTATTTCGTCTTGACCCGAGCTATGAATACACCACAGGCGGAGCGATTGAAGAACATACAGCAGTTTTTAAGGACTTGCAAAAATACGAGTCCGTTGGATTAGTAAAACCTGTGGATGAAGAGCACATGTACTGGGCGGCAATAAATTCCACAGGCTGTAGGTTGACCGCAATTGGATACCAGTATTGGAGACTAGTGAAGGAAGGACGCATTTGA
- a CDS encoding TIR domain-containing protein, with protein sequence MSKRYNLFISHSWAYGEQYNGLVRLLDTANRFEYRNYSVPKDDPVHNAKNDRQLYNAIKAQVSYGHVVIILAGVYSSYSKWINKEIDIAKHGFTNSKPILAIQPWGAERTSTVVKNSADRIVKWNTNSIISAIRDLSR encoded by the coding sequence ATGAGTAAACGTTACAATCTTTTCATCAGTCACTCGTGGGCATATGGGGAACAATACAATGGACTAGTTAGGTTACTTGACACTGCGAATAGATTTGAGTATCGCAATTACTCAGTTCCTAAAGATGATCCCGTACATAATGCAAAGAACGACAGGCAGCTATACAACGCTATTAAGGCTCAAGTAAGTTACGGTCATGTTGTAATCATATTAGCGGGTGTCTACAGTAGTTACAGTAAATGGATTAACAAAGAGATAGATATTGCAAAGCACGGATTTACCAATTCAAAACCTATTTTAGCTATTCAGCCTTGGGGAGCAGAGCGTACGTCAACCGTAGTAAAGAATTCAGCGGATCGGATAGTTAAATGGAATACGAACTCCATTATTTCCGCAATTAGAGATTTATCAAGGTAG
- a CDS encoding helix-turn-helix domain-containing protein: protein MLYTTQQALEILQEHGITSSRQQVTKWIRQGKLNAIPFEKNKPQIGYRIEEKELDKFIEDRRTTRFDMYERIRLLEEENDTLRQQLAELTKPKKRGRPPGLKSKKNDNVQKGH, encoded by the coding sequence ATGTTGTATACAACCCAACAGGCGCTTGAGATATTACAAGAGCACGGGATTACAAGTTCTCGCCAGCAGGTAACCAAGTGGATTCGACAAGGTAAGCTAAATGCAATTCCATTCGAAAAAAACAAGCCACAAATTGGTTATCGAATTGAAGAAAAAGAGCTGGATAAATTCATCGAAGATAGGAGAACCACACGGTTCGATATGTATGAGCGCATTCGTCTGCTAGAAGAAGAAAACGATACTCTTCGACAACAACTTGCTGAGCTGACCAAGCCTAAAAAGAGAGGGCGCCCTCCAGGATTAAAATCAAAGAAAAATGACAACGTTCAGAAAGGGCATTGA
- a CDS encoding LysM peptidoglycan-binding domain-containing protein, which yields MFIYTVRQGDSISSIAKKFKTLTPELRRLNGLPASDTLVPGLHLLIPGRTYIAEPHTVSSGDSLEKIARKSGVTKTELSYWLGVDVNKPRLTTGRTIYIPKLLRRKRQIEANTYLLPSGAQKDAVDVKETSPMTYLSLFSYQSQADGTLKDLPDEKARQAASQANIASLMTVTNFDGNKFNTSLAHTLLSNTSLRNKLETNIVDKAKSNGFKGANVDFEHMHPDDRPLYNDFIRSLGEKLHKENLTVSIAMGPKTKDEPGAAWMGAFDYKALGAAVDYLMLMTYEWGWVGGPPMTTNLLHCINGFLEVMERHGNSDFSVFRWFFQKSLDFWVGCGIPLLPNARVRQAWKWTSIPPNQGF from the coding sequence ATGTTCATTTATACCGTTCGCCAAGGCGACAGTATCTCTAGCATTGCAAAAAAGTTTAAGACTTTGACACCGGAACTAAGGCGCTTAAACGGTTTGCCTGCATCTGACACACTCGTACCCGGGCTTCACCTGCTGATTCCCGGCAGAACATATATTGCGGAGCCACATACGGTGAGTTCCGGCGATTCCCTTGAGAAGATTGCACGGAAATCTGGTGTAACCAAAACAGAACTTTCCTATTGGCTCGGAGTGGACGTCAATAAGCCCCGGCTTACAACAGGACGGACGATTTATATACCCAAGTTGCTTCGCAGAAAGCGTCAAATTGAGGCCAATACCTACTTGTTGCCCAGTGGTGCACAGAAAGACGCTGTCGATGTCAAAGAAACCTCTCCCATGACGTATCTCAGTCTATTCAGCTACCAGTCTCAGGCAGACGGTACACTGAAAGACTTGCCTGATGAAAAAGCGCGGCAAGCAGCCAGCCAAGCCAATATTGCGTCCCTAATGACAGTGACCAATTTTGACGGCAATAAGTTTAATACATCCCTGGCTCATACACTGCTGAGCAACACATCGCTTCGCAATAAACTGGAAACAAACATTGTTGATAAGGCAAAATCCAACGGTTTCAAGGGAGCAAATGTGGACTTTGAACACATGCATCCAGATGACAGACCTCTCTATAACGATTTCATTCGTTCCCTTGGAGAAAAACTTCACAAGGAAAACCTCACTGTTTCAATTGCCATGGGCCCGAAAACCAAGGATGAACCTGGTGCAGCGTGGATGGGTGCCTTTGACTACAAAGCACTGGGTGCTGCGGTCGATTACTTGATGCTAATGACCTACGAGTGGGGATGGGTAGGAGGACCACCGATGACCACCAACTTACTACACTGTATCAACGGATTTCTGGAGGTCATGGAACGTCATGGGAATTCGGATTTCTCGGTTTTTAGGTGGTTTTTTCAGAAATCTCTCGACTTTTGGGTAGGGTGTGGGATCCCACTCCTACCTAACGCCCGAGTACGCCAGGCTTGGAAATGGACAAGCATACCGCCAAATCAGGGTTTTTAG